In the genome of Candoia aspera isolate rCanAsp1 chromosome 1, rCanAsp1.hap2, whole genome shotgun sequence, one region contains:
- the LOC134494218 gene encoding apolipoprotein B-like, producing the protein MGKTAPNTASLDITSPTFTDVHMHYQGDGSRVSTLISSSSAGTLGFLTSLDANILNSKIFYQTQSNPQNEVDILKSEISFKNPELIQVKTNWNEDAVRELLKGLKEKVPEMADALYHTVDKYHRKHTGMGISSAASKLHDHLRNKTDRTYTNTLNSISELEQRLHEVTNQVTGKYEQIKKESKTLYHKAADQASKMEYDQIRAQFLDAIMNVIVEYHKQVKRLIDSAIEFLKVTRLQVPGLPGKHTGEELYVMVTEKIAKVIDQCITRVQEYFDSLIAFVSEAEIKIPASSVIIKGSDILAEIKMFLTHVQKKVSQIFVGLQEIDFAQHLRDLKEGIQQVFQKIEELIRNIQAQNYDYLKDQTKQLFVNFLQALNSLAGDVKYLSPRIENIIQNTLSDIYSKLEDILQSIKDLRKEYFDPSVVGWSLKYYEVEEKLINWLKDLFNAILEWHTKWINDAADLMITLTDQAKEFLENQEKLAELSKTAHEKILYWSEAAKQSAAEQNKQVKAKLQETYNHLFSSYEMLISKTQRLIDLTIENYTAFFQYLQKLLDWFEKVTADALRPYIVVRQGELRIDIPKPFDLSAINPINPVSQESEDLQQKQTSFASH; encoded by the exons ATGGGGAA AACTGCTCCGAACACAGCATCCCTGGATATCACTAGTCCAACTTTCACTGATGTCCACATGCACTACCAGGGAGATGGTTCAAGAGTTTCTACATTGATATCATCTTCTTCAGCTGGCACTCTTGGTTTTCTTACCAGTCTGGATGCTAATATTCTCAACAGCAAGATTTTCTACCAAACTCAG TCTAACCCTCAGAATGAAGTGGATATCTTAAAAAGTGAGATATCTTTCAAAAATCCAGAACTGATTCAAGTCAAAACCAACTGGAATGAGGATGCCGTCAGAGAGTTACTTAAGGGTTTAAAAGAGAAGGTTCCTGAAATGGCTGATGCTTTGTACCATACTGTTGACAAGTACCACCGTAAACATACAGGCATGGGAATCAGTTCTGCTGCCTCAAAACTGCACGATCATCTGAGAAATAAAACTGACAGAACATACACAAACACTTTAAACAGCATCAGTGAACTAGAACAACGGCTTCATGAAGTAACTAACCAGGTCACAGGGAAATATGAACAGATTAAGAAAGAATCCAAAACGCTATACCATAAAGCTGCAGATCAAGCTAGCAAAATGGAATATGACCAAATCAGAGCCCAATTTTTGGATGCCATCATGAATGTAATAGTAGAATACCATAAACAGGTAAAACGTCTTATTGATTCTGCCATTGAATTTTTGAAGGTAACAAGACTCCAGGTACCAGGGCTGCCTGGGAAGCACACTGGTGAAGAACTTTATGTGATGGTCACTGAAAAAATAGCAAAAGTTATAGATCAGTGCATTACAAGAGTGCAGGAATATTTTGATTCTTTGATTGCCTTTGTCAGTGAGGCAGAAATTAAAATTCCAGCTTCCTCTGTGATAATCAAAGGTAGTGATATACTTgcagaaattaaaatgtttttaacccATGTACAAAAGAAAGTTAGTCAGATATTTGTTGGTCTCCAGGAGATTGACTTTGCACAACATCTAAGAGACCTAAAAGAAGGAATTCAGCAAGTCTTCCAGAAGATAGAAGAGCTTATCAGAAATATACAAGCTCAAAACTATGACTATCTGAAAGACCAAACAAAACAACTGTTTGTAAATTTCTTACAAGCACTGAATAGCTTAGCAGGTGATGTAAAATATTTATCTCCTCGCATTGAAAACATTATCCAGAATACTCTCTCCGATATTTATAGTAAGTTAGAAGACATTCTACAGAGCATAAAAGATCTGCGGAAAGAATATTTTGACCCAAGTGTAGTTGGGTGGTCTCTCAAATATTATGAAGTGGAAGAAAAGCTGATAAATTGGTTGAAGGATCTTTTTAATGCTATATTAGAGTGGCACACCAAATGGATCAATGATGCTGCTGACCTCATGATAACCCTGACAGATCAGGCAAAAGAATTtttggaaaaccaagaaaaacttgctGAGCTCTCCAAAACTGCACATGAAAAGATCCTGTATTGGTCGGAAGCTGCAAAACAGAGTGCTGCTGAACAAAACAAACAGGTCAAGGCAAAGCTACAGGAGACATACAATCACCTTTTCAGTTCTTACGAAATGCTCATCAGCAAGACACAAAGATTGATTGACTTGACAATTGAGAACTATACTGCATTCTTCCAATACCTCCAAAAGCTACTTGATTGGTTTGAGAAAGTGACAGCTGATGCTCTGAGGCCTTACATAGTTGTTCGCCAAGGAGAACTCAGAATAGATATACCAAAACCATTTGATTTGTCAGCAATTAATCCCATAAATCCAGTGTCTCAAGAAAGTGAAGATCTTCAACAGAAACAAACTAGTTTTGCAAGTCATTGA